From the Synergistaceae bacterium genome, the window AACTTTCACCTTTCCGCCGCAGTGCATGTTCATCTTTCCGGCCCGGCTTCCGCTCCCCATGCCGATGTTCTTGATGGCGCCGCCGAAGCCCGTCACCTCGTGCCCTTTAAAGTGATTGAGCGACACCACCACGTCGGCGTCCATGATGGCCCGGCCAATCAGGGCGGTTTTGCAGTATTGGCCGCCTTCCACCGGAACTTCCACGTCGTCGGTTCCCTTCAGCCCGTCCGCGATGATGTTCTGACACCCGGTGGAAAGGGGGAAATAGCCGTTTTCCGCGGCCGCGTCCAGGTGGACCAGAGCGTTGTTGCGCCGCCCCACGTAGAGCGTGTTGCAGTCCGTGAGGAAGGGCAGACCCCCCAGGGCTTTGATGCGATCGGCCACCGTCTTCGCGAAGTTGGGCCTCAAAAAGGCGAGATTTCCCGGCTCTCCAAAGTGAATCTTGATGGCCGTGTATTTGTCCCGAAAATCGATTTGCTGAATGCCGGCCTGCACCATCAGCGCGTCCAGCTTCTCCAGCAGACTGACTCCCACTTTGCAGCGCATATCGGTAAAGTACACTTTAGACGCAGTCATTTCCCTACCCCTCCCTGATTATGCCGCCTCGTACAAAACCCTTATGGAAGCGGGACCGCAGCGGTCGAACCCCCAGGCTATTTTCGCGACAGCGGCCCCTCTATATCCAGAATCTTACTTATAATAATTTTATTTTAAATTTTTTAATAAAATGGTCGGGATGGTAGGAAAGTTTGGCGTCCCGGAGTCCCTGGCTGCCCATGTCTTCCTCGCGGTTGACCCAGAGGCAGGACTGACCCTGACGTTCCAGGAAAAAGCGGTTGAGGGCCTGATAGACCCCGGAGTAATCGCTGTCGGCTTTTTCAAAACGAATGTCGATGATCTCGGGGGAGAG encodes:
- a CDS encoding DUF362 domain-containing protein, producing the protein MTASKVYFTDMRCKVGVSLLEKLDALMVQAGIQQIDFRDKYTAIKIHFGEPGNLAFLRPNFAKTVADRIKALGGLPFLTDCNTLYVGRRNNALVHLDAAAENGYFPLSTGCQNIIADGLKGTDDVEVPVEGGQYCKTALIGRAIMDADVVVSLNHFKGHEVTGFGGAIKNIGMGSGSRAGKMNMHCGGKVKVKAEVCVGCRICSRYCAQKAISFGAEGRAVVDVEKCVGCGRCIGTCNAHAISPASWSSGQDVNCRMTEYCKAVLSGRPGFHISVVNQVSPYCDCHGENDAAVVPDIGIFASFDPVALDKACIDAVNAAPGISSSILSEREHTHKDHFTDIHPDTDWKVQIEYAEKIGLGTGRYELVTI